One genomic region from Nymphaea colorata isolate Beijing-Zhang1983 chromosome 10, ASM883128v2, whole genome shotgun sequence encodes:
- the LOC116262980 gene encoding heavy metal-associated isoprenylated plant protein 30-like isoform X1: MAKGRPLSLQTVELKVRMCCTGCERVVRRSLRKLRGVDSVEVDVALEKVTVTGYVDKNKVLKEVRRSGKKAEFWPNPGQPLFFTSAADYYYDDKAYRGTYNYWRHGYNDGERHGRVRSAYRPDDKVSSFFSDDNVHSCAIM; this comes from the exons ATGGCCAAGGGGCGACCTCTTTCCTTGCAG ACAGTAGAGCTCAAGGTGAGGATGTGTTGCACCGGATGCGAAAGAGTGGTGAGGAGATCACTTCGGAAACTGAGAG GAGTGGACAGCGTGGAGGTGGACGTGGCGCTGGAGAAGGTGACGGTGACCGGGTACGTGGACAAGAACAAGGTGCTGAAGGAGGTGAGGCGCAGCGGGAAGAAGGCGGAGTTCTGGCCCAATCCCGGCCAGCCCCTCTTCTTCACCAGCGCCGCCGACTACTACTACGACGACAAGGCCTACAGGGGCACCTACAACTACTGGCGCCACGGCTACAACGACGGCGAGCGACACGGCCGGGTCCGCTCCGCCTATCGCCCGGACGACAAGGTCAGCAGCTTCTTCTCCGATGACAACGTCCACTCCTGCGCCATCATGTGA
- the LOC116262980 gene encoding heavy metal-associated isoprenylated plant protein 30-like isoform X2, with protein MCCTGCERVVRRSLRKLRGVDSVEVDVALEKVTVTGYVDKNKVLKEVRRSGKKAEFWPNPGQPLFFTSAADYYYDDKAYRGTYNYWRHGYNDGERHGRVRSAYRPDDKVSSFFSDDNVHSCAIM; from the exons ATGTGTTGCACCGGATGCGAAAGAGTGGTGAGGAGATCACTTCGGAAACTGAGAG GAGTGGACAGCGTGGAGGTGGACGTGGCGCTGGAGAAGGTGACGGTGACCGGGTACGTGGACAAGAACAAGGTGCTGAAGGAGGTGAGGCGCAGCGGGAAGAAGGCGGAGTTCTGGCCCAATCCCGGCCAGCCCCTCTTCTTCACCAGCGCCGCCGACTACTACTACGACGACAAGGCCTACAGGGGCACCTACAACTACTGGCGCCACGGCTACAACGACGGCGAGCGACACGGCCGGGTCCGCTCCGCCTATCGCCCGGACGACAAGGTCAGCAGCTTCTTCTCCGATGACAACGTCCACTCCTGCGCCATCATGTGA
- the LOC116262981 gene encoding heavy metal-associated isoprenylated plant protein 30, translating to MKVPLYSYGCEKKIKKALARFKGIYSVSVEYNLQKVTVWGICDRDSVLAAVRKKRREARFWSEIETDPVPFVDVATVPMPERTPREKKLFLWKRNKIH from the exons ATGAAGGTCCCTCTGTATTCCTATGGCTGTgaaaagaagataaagaagGCGTTGGCTCGTTTCAAAG GCATCTATTCGGTGAGTGTGGAATACAACCTTCAGAAAGTGACCGTGTGGGGAATATGCGACCGAGACTCTGTGCTAGCTGCGgtaaggaagaagaggagagaagcTCGCTTCTGGAGCGAGATCGAAACCGATCCCGTTCCCTTCGTGGATGTCGCCACCGTACCTATGCCTGAGAGGACGCCAAGGGAGAAGAAGCTCTTCTtgtggaaaagaaataaaatccATTAA